A region of the Pseudomonas silesiensis genome:
CGGTGGCTGTCCGACCAGGGCGGTGAATCGCTCCGCGAACACCGAGCGCGACAGGCCCACTTCCAGCGCCAGGGCTTCTGCCGTCCAGCCCTCGACCGGACGAGCATGGAGCAGGGCCAGCGCGCGCCCGATATGAGGATCGCGCAAGCCCGCCAGCCACCCGAGTCGCTCCGCCGGGAGGCTCGCAACATACTGGCTGACGGCCTCGACGAACAGCAATTCGGATAGCTTGGCGATGACCGTTGTGGAGCCGACGCGCCCCGCCGCGATCTGACTGATTGCGAAACGGAATGAGCTTTCAATCCAGGCGCCCGAAGCGGTTGCGCGCACGTCCAGTTTCAATAAGGAAGGCAGCGACGACAGTAACGGACTGAAGGGTATTTCAGAGCCGAGGAATCCGCACAATAACTGCGTGGCTTCGCCGCCCCCGCCGTACTTGATTTGTGAAATGCCGCCGATTTCCGGCCGTTGGATGACTTCGCGTCCCGGCATGGGCGAAAGGCTCAGGTCGCTGCCAAAAGAGTGAGCGTCATTGCGTGGAAGCAGAATGAGTTCGCCTGCCCGCACGTCGACGCTGGCCCCCCCGTCGATGCGTAATTGCATGTGCCCCGCGGTGACAAAATGCGATGCGATGACCTGCCGGGGGGCGGCCAGGAACGGCTTGCAATCGTCCGCGGAAATTCTGCCGTTGATGCACCAGGGCGCAGTGAATTCGGCCTCGAGGAACACCCCTCCAGACAGCCGAATCACCCGCAAGACATCAGAAAACGCATCCAACACCGGCCAGCCCTCCCTTCCGGAGTCTGGAGCATGTAATCAAGCGTATCGATCATTCTTCGCCTGAACTGCGAAGCCTAGATTAGCACCAACGCGGACTCGGTGATCGAGGCTCTCCCAGAGTCTCCACCAACGGTCACAGGGTTCGACGTTAATCCTAATAGCCCCTTCCCACTCGACCAGGGAAGCAGGAGATCGATATGAACAGCATCGCTACCGTACCCGGCCCAGATTCGGGCAACGCCGCCCGTTACGCTCAAATCGTCAGATCATCGAAGAAAACGCAATGGCAGATCGATCGCGATTTGCTCCAGGACCGGCGTTTCGACTTCTCGCGCAAATTCTTGCCCGACGGACTCTCGCAGATCGACGGCCTGACCTTTCTCATCGCGGACGAGGCGCGCCTGCTCAGTCAGATTCAAGGCCGAACCTACGCCTATATGTTTGGCCTGGTCGAGCGTTTTATCAGTGCCAAAATGCTCGACCAAGGTCGGGCCCATGTATTTGACGACCAACTCGCACTCGAAGCGCTGGTGCACTTTTCCAATGACGAGATCAAGCACCAGGAGCTGTTCCGGCGCATAGAGGCGATGATGGGTGCGCAGTTGCCGGCGGGATATCGTCAAGTGGCCGATCCAAACGATGTGGCGCGGGCGGTACTGGCGTCCAGCAGCTGGTCGGTGCTGGCGCTGACCTGTCATATCGAACTGTTCGTGCAAACGCACTACAAGCAAAGCATCGCCCCGCGCGAGGAGTTGTGCCCACTGTTCAAGGATGTTTTCAAATTTCACTGGATGGATGAAAGCCGGCACGTCGTGCTGGATGAACTGGAGTGGAAAGCGGAGCACGCGAAACTCTCGCCAGCCGAACACGACCAGGCCGTGAATGATCTGATTGCGCTAGTGGCGGCCGTCGACGCCATCCTGCAGGCACAATCGGCAGCCGATGCCGACTACTTCATTGGCAACGCTTCACGCTCGTTCAGTGTCGATGAAACAGCGCAAATCAAGGCCTCGGTGCTGAGCGCCTACCGCTGGCAATACATTGTCTCGGGCGTGCAGCATCCACACTTTGGCCGGCTGCTGACGGGCATGACAACCCCTGCGCAAATGTCGAGGATTCAGGCCGCGCTGGCGCCCATCATGAGTCAATGATCGACAGCGGCGACCGGCCCCGCGTCGGTCGCGTGTGCCAGTCTCTGGTTCACGTCTGCCATGTGCAAACCGATACGTTTGTTGCGGTCCGGTTTACCTTCTTTTGCGTGCAGTTGGTGTGTTTTCTCATGCTCATTGTCATCGCCGCCTGTTACGGCGCAGGCCTGCTCGGATAGCAGGATGGCTGCCTGCCAGAAGTGGACACTCGGAAACTCAACCGTGCACCAGGTAAGCTCCTGACGGAACCCGATGTCGCAGCTTCTTGCATTTGCCGGGTTTGGGCTGATGCCCCGGCGGACGATCGGGAAACCAGATTCGGCATTTGCCCGGAGGCGGCAAATGGCCACGAGGAATCTCAACCCCATCGTACGCAGGTGCTGGCTCGACGGAAGCCCTCTGCAATGTTCCTTCGGGCCGAGGCCTGCCAGCCGTCGGTGAATCCAATGCCTGGTCTGCCGTTGCGCGAGCGTAGTTGCCAGCGTCGCGTCCAGGGTCCGGAGTGGATTGTTCAACAACGGCCATTTCTGCTGCGCGGCGCCGTTGGGTCTCTTCTTCCAGCCCCTTCTGTACTGCAACCTGGTTCTCTCTGGCATTGGGTGGGGTATTCGAAGCCTGTGCTTGCTGCGCCGCCTGGATCAGTTGGAAGTTGCGGTTGCGTAACTCAACGTTGCGACCGACCCGGATGTTCGAGCGCGCCGCCAAGGTTTCAGCCTGCTGGTACTGCCCCTGCTGAAGGCGCAACACACCGAGGTAATGCAGCGTCGCGGGATTGTTCGGCTGGATGTGCAGGGCACGCTCCAGCGAGGCAGCGGCCTGGTCCAACTCGCCAAGTTCATACTGCCGCGAGGCGGTTTCGATCAGGGTGGTTGATGCGCTGTTACTTTGCGCTGGCGCCCTGCGCTCGGCAGCAACCGAACAAAGCGATGCGACCGCGCAGCACACCAGGATGAGACTTGGCAGAAAACTCTTGATTGGCATCAGGGGGCGGACTCGACTGATCTCGAACGACACGGCCGTAAAACAGACCACAGCGCTGCTCGGCATTTGCGATACAGGGCCCCCATTGACCTGGCCAATACCCTGAAGTTCCCGCTGCAACGGCCACCGTAAACGACCGCTTCCGGACCCGGCGGTGTCGCTCACGCTCAGACCTGATCCACAACCTCGGCCGCCTGCAGATCCTCACCCAGAAACCCGCCACTCTGGTGGTGCCACAACCGCGCATAGATGCCGTTCCTGGCGAGCAATTCGGTGTGGGTGCCCTGTTCGACGATGCGTCCGTCATCCATGACAATCAGTCGATCCATTGCCGCAATCGTCGACAGCCGATGGGCGATGGCGATCACGGTCTTGCCCTGCATCATTTCATCGAGGCTTTCCTGAATGGCCACTTCGACTTCCGAATCCAGCGCGCTGGTAGCCTCGTCGAGTAGCAGGATCGGGGCGTTCTTGAGCATCACCCGGGCAATGGCGACGCGCTGGCGCTGGCCGCCCGACAGTTTGATGCCGCGCTCGCCGACCAGGGTGTCGTAGCCGGTGTGGCCTTGTCGGTCACTCAGTTGGCTGATGAACTCATCGGCCTGGGCATTGGCCGCGGCGCTGCGGATTTGCGCGTCGCTCGCATCGGGGCGGCCGTAGGCGATATTGTCGCGAATGGACCGGTGCAAAAGGGAAGTATCCTGGGTGACCATGCCGATGGCACTGCGCAAGCTGTCTTGCGTTACGTGCGCGATGTCTTGCCCATCAATGCGAATCTGCCCGCCGTCGACGTCGTAGAAGCGCAGCAGCAGGTTGATCAGCGTGGATTTGCCGGCGCCAGAGCGGCCAACCAGACCGATTTTTTCACCCGGGCGAATGTTCAGGCTCAGGCCATCGAGCACCTGGCGTTCGCCGTTGTAGTTGAAGCTGACATTGTCGAATGTCACCGCCCCGCCGGAGGTCACCAGCACACCCGCGTCCGGCGCATCCTGCACCTTGGGGCCGCGGGTCAGTGTGGCCATGCCATCCTGCACGGTGCCGATGCTCTCGAACAGCGAGGTCATTTGCCACATGATCCAGTGCGACATGCCATTGATACGCAACGCCATGGCGGTGATTGCCGCCACGGCACCTGCGCCGACTTCCCCTTGATGCCATAGCCACAGGGCATAACCGCCTGCTGCCATGATCAAGGCCACCACCAATGCCTGGTTGACGATCTCGAACTGGCTGACGAGGCGCATCTGGCGAAAGCCGGTCTGCTTGAAATCCTCCATTGCCGCACGCGCGAAGTGCGCTTCACGATTGGAATGGGAGAACAGCTTCACGGTCGTGATGTTGGTATAGGCGTCCGAGATACGTCCGGTCATCGAGGAGCGCGCATGCGCCTGTTCCTGCCCCACTTTCCCCAAGCGGGGTACGAAGTAGCGCATGGCAAGCCCGAACAACAGGATCCAGGCAATGAAAGGCAGCATCAGTTTCAGCGCGAAGCCGCCGGCCAGCGCAATGATCGCGATGAAATACACGCCGATTCCGGGTGCGATCTCGATCAGGGTGAACAGCACGTCGCGCACGGCCAGCGCCGTCTGCATCACCTTGGTGGTGACCCGACCGGAAAACTCATCGGAAAAGAACGAAAGGCTTTGCCGCAGCATCAAACGGTGGAAGTCCCAACGCAGCCGCAACGGCAGGTTGATCGCCAATATCTGGTGCTGCACCATGGTGCGCAACGCCACCAGCCCGACACTGGTCGCCATGACGATGGCCATGCCCCACAACACGCGACTTTCCTGCGCCGCCGCCTCACCGCCGGCCTGCCAGGTCGAGAGTAGATCCACGACCTGACCGAGGAAAGAAAACAGCCAGGCTTCATATATCGACACACAGGCACTGAGCAGCGCAAACGCAAGAATATAGCCGCGGGCGCCCCGTGTGCACGCCCACAGGAACCGGGCCAGGCCCGCGGGAGGCGGTGGTACCTCGTCAGGAGGAAAGGGGTCGAGCCTTCGTTCAAATGCGCCAAGCATGGTGGTCTCCAAAACGATCAAGTCAGGCGATTCTGCCATTGAACGGTGGCTTTGAGGGTTTTGCGGGGGTGAGGTATGCCCCTGTTGGTAGCTTGCTCCGAGTGTAGGGTTGCCAGACGCGGGGCACTCATACGTTGCCAGAGACACAGTCGGCAGGGCTAAAAACGGCTGTTATCGAAGGCGCCAATCCGCTGATTTTCGCCAGTTCGCCTATCCTCATATTCCACCCGAAAAAACCATAGACCTTAAACCTGACATTAAACCTTCAGTCATTTGGCGGCCTTGCTCCGATCATGGCCTCCCTTTCATACAGGAGATGCGAACATGGGGTACGTCACTACGCAGGACGGTGTCGAGATCTTTTACAAAGACTGGGGTCCACGGGACGCCCAAGTGATCTTCTTCCATCACGGATGGCCACTGAGCGCGGACGACTGGGATGCGCAGATGCTGTTTTTCCTGGCGAACGGCTACCGGGTCATTGCCCACGACCGGCGCGGCCACGGGCGATCCACTCAGGTCTGGGACGGGCACGACATGGATCACTATGCCGATGACGTCGCGGCGGTCGTCGACCATCTTGGCGTGCAGGGTGCAGTTCATGTGGGGCACTCCACCGGAGGTGGCGAAGTCATCCATTACATTGCTCGCCACGGCGAAGACCGCGTGTCGAAGGCTGCCATCATCAGCGCCGTGCCGCCGCTGATGGTTCAGACCCCGGGCAATCCGGACGGCTTGCCCAAGTCGGTATTCGATGACTTGCAGGCACAGCTGCAGGCCAACCGCGCGCAGTTCTACCTCGACGTTCCAACCGGGCCTTTCTACGGTTATAACCGCCCGGGTGCGAAACCGTCCGAGGGCATTATCCGCAACTGGTGGCGGCAAGGCATGATGGGCTGTGCAAAGGCCCATTACGATGGGATCGTGGCCTTTTCCCAGACCGACTTTACCGAAGATCTGAAAAGCATCACGATCCCGGTGCTGGTGATGCATGGGGATGACGATCAGATTGTGCCTTATGCAAACTCCGGGCTCTTGTCAGCCAAGCTCCTGCAAAACAGCACGCTGAAAACCTACTCGGGCTACCCGCACGGAATGCCGACAACGAACGCCGATGCAATCAACGCCGATTTGCTCGCTTTCATACGGGATTAGTTCACTGGAGGGGCGGGTGAACATCCTGCCCCCCTGCCTTCTCCAGTCCCCGGACCAGACTCTCTCATTCCGCAGCTCTGCCATACTATTCAACATGACCAGAGCAACCTTCCGCTTCTACGAGGAGCTCAACGATTTCCTGCCGGCCGAACGGCGGCGGCAGGCCTTTACCTGCGAGTGCGCGCGAGGGGCGACGGTCAAGCACATGATCGAGGCGCTCGGGGTACCGCACACGGAGGTCGAGCTGGTGCTGCTCAACGGCGAGTCGGTGGGCTTGGAGCGGGTGATCTTCGACGATGACCGGCTGGCGGTGTATCCCAAGTTCGAAGCGCTGGACATCAGTCCGCAGTTGAAGGTTCGGGCGCAACCCTTGAGGGTGCTGCGCTTCATTGCTGATGCGCACCTGGGCGGGCTGGCCAGCCTGCTGCGCATGAGCGGCTTCGACACCCTCTACGACAATGGTTTCGAAGATGGCCAGATCGCCGAGATCGCTGCGCATCAAGGACGTATCGTACTGACCCGCGACCGCGAACTGCTCAAGCGGCGGATCATCAGCCACGGCTGTTACGTGCATGCGCTGAAACCGTCGCTGCAACTGCGCGAAGTGTACGAGCGCCTCGACCTGGCGCGTAGCGCGCGGCCATTCAGCCTGTGCCTCCATTGCAACCTGCCGCTGCACGAGATCAGCCCGGAACTGGCCCGGCCACGGGTGCCGCCACGGGTTGGCGCCCTGTATTCGCACTTCTTGCACTGCAGCGCCTGCCAGCGGATTTATTGGGAGGGTTCGCACTGGCGCAGCATGTGTGCCTTGCTGGCGCCGCTGCTGGATCGATAGCGGCTGGTTGAGTCGCGCGGCCTCAAGGCTTGCATTGCCCGTGAGGACGCCTTCGCCGGCAAGGGGGCACATTGGCCCGGTCCATCAGTACACAGGTGACCGAGTGTCAGCTGAAACCGGCGGTGAACCGCCCACGCAGGTAGTCGACAAAAACGGAAACGGCTCTGGGCACATGGGCGGAATAAGGACGTACCAGGTAAATGTCTTCCGGAAAGGCCCCTACCAATTTCCACGTGGGCAGCACCTGCACCAATGC
Encoded here:
- a CDS encoding AraC family transcriptional regulator — protein: MLDAFSDVLRVIRLSGGVFLEAEFTAPWCINGRISADDCKPFLAAPRQVIASHFVTAGHMQLRIDGGASVDVRAGELILLPRNDAHSFGSDLSLSPMPGREVIQRPEIGGISQIKYGGGGEATQLLCGFLGSEIPFSPLLSSLPSLLKLDVRATASGAWIESSFRFAISQIAAGRVGSTTVIAKLSELLFVEAVSQYVASLPAERLGWLAGLRDPHIGRALALLHARPVEGWTAEALALEVGLSRSVFAERFTALVGQPPMQYLTLWRMHVAAQQLREGRGNVAQIGFAVGYESEAAFSRAFKRQFGVSPGSWRRQSV
- a CDS encoding diiron oxygenase, with translation MNSIATVPGPDSGNAARYAQIVRSSKKTQWQIDRDLLQDRRFDFSRKFLPDGLSQIDGLTFLIADEARLLSQIQGRTYAYMFGLVERFISAKMLDQGRAHVFDDQLALEALVHFSNDEIKHQELFRRIEAMMGAQLPAGYRQVADPNDVARAVLASSSWSVLALTCHIELFVQTHYKQSIAPREELCPLFKDVFKFHWMDESRHVVLDELEWKAEHAKLSPAEHDQAVNDLIALVAAVDAILQAQSAADADYFIGNASRSFSVDETAQIKASVLSAYRWQYIVSGVQHPHFGRLLTGMTTPAQMSRIQAALAPIMSQ
- a CDS encoding tetratricopeptide repeat protein, giving the protein MPIKSFLPSLILVCCAVASLCSVAAERRAPAQSNSASTTLIETASRQYELGELDQAAASLERALHIQPNNPATLHYLGVLRLQQGQYQQAETLAARSNIRVGRNVELRNRNFQLIQAAQQAQASNTPPNARENQVAVQKGLEEETQRRRAAEMAVVEQSTPDPGRDAGNYARATADQALDSPTAGRPRPEGTLQRASVEPAPAYDGVEIPRGHLPPPGKCRIWFPDRPPGHQPKPGKCKKLRHRVPSGAYLVHG
- a CDS encoding ABC transporter ATP-binding protein; protein product: MLGAFERRLDPFPPDEVPPPPAGLARFLWACTRGARGYILAFALLSACVSIYEAWLFSFLGQVVDLLSTWQAGGEAAAQESRVLWGMAIVMATSVGLVALRTMVQHQILAINLPLRLRWDFHRLMLRQSLSFFSDEFSGRVTTKVMQTALAVRDVLFTLIEIAPGIGVYFIAIIALAGGFALKLMLPFIAWILLFGLAMRYFVPRLGKVGQEQAHARSSMTGRISDAYTNITTVKLFSHSNREAHFARAAMEDFKQTGFRQMRLVSQFEIVNQALVVALIMAAGGYALWLWHQGEVGAGAVAAITAMALRINGMSHWIMWQMTSLFESIGTVQDGMATLTRGPKVQDAPDAGVLVTSGGAVTFDNVSFNYNGERQVLDGLSLNIRPGEKIGLVGRSGAGKSTLINLLLRFYDVDGGQIRIDGQDIAHVTQDSLRSAIGMVTQDTSLLHRSIRDNIAYGRPDASDAQIRSAAANAQADEFISQLSDRQGHTGYDTLVGERGIKLSGGQRQRVAIARVMLKNAPILLLDEATSALDSEVEVAIQESLDEMMQGKTVIAIAHRLSTIAAMDRLIVMDDGRIVEQGTHTELLARNGIYARLWHHQSGGFLGEDLQAAEVVDQV
- a CDS encoding alpha/beta fold hydrolase; protein product: MGYVTTQDGVEIFYKDWGPRDAQVIFFHHGWPLSADDWDAQMLFFLANGYRVIAHDRRGHGRSTQVWDGHDMDHYADDVAAVVDHLGVQGAVHVGHSTGGGEVIHYIARHGEDRVSKAAIISAVPPLMVQTPGNPDGLPKSVFDDLQAQLQANRAQFYLDVPTGPFYGYNRPGAKPSEGIIRNWWRQGMMGCAKAHYDGIVAFSQTDFTEDLKSITIPVLVMHGDDDQIVPYANSGLLSAKLLQNSTLKTYSGYPHGMPTTNADAINADLLAFIRD
- a CDS encoding Mut7-C RNAse domain-containing protein; the protein is MTRATFRFYEELNDFLPAERRRQAFTCECARGATVKHMIEALGVPHTEVELVLLNGESVGLERVIFDDDRLAVYPKFEALDISPQLKVRAQPLRVLRFIADAHLGGLASLLRMSGFDTLYDNGFEDGQIAEIAAHQGRIVLTRDRELLKRRIISHGCYVHALKPSLQLREVYERLDLARSARPFSLCLHCNLPLHEISPELARPRVPPRVGALYSHFLHCSACQRIYWEGSHWRSMCALLAPLLDR